One genomic segment of Erysipelotrichaceae bacterium 66202529 includes these proteins:
- a CDS encoding sugar-binding transcriptional regulator, whose amino-acid sequence MKKIVDDARLIYKCCYLYYMDGLGQKEICDQLGISRATVSRLLKAGKENGVVRIELDNPDSILYGELERRIEQQLGLKEVLIVDEMELESKADHMQRVNEEALAYLARIFHNQDYIGVSMGKTLYNLANVKNSVEEMECTFVPVVGGVGTQLQSDEGYHSNEIANAFAKKFQGRAVQFFAPAMFQDTNIMEGFLKERPVQEVTALFKKLKTVIMGIGSCSSRDSTLVKCGYLSKEDYEAFKEQGAVGDVLLRFLDKDGNSEPFHEFNERVMGLSDEALMQIENRIGIAVGEEKSKAILGVIRAGKINILITDISCVKKLLTLMEEETS is encoded by the coding sequence ATGAAAAAAATTGTAGACGATGCCCGTCTGATTTATAAATGCTGTTATCTCTATTACATGGATGGTCTTGGACAAAAGGAAATCTGTGATCAACTGGGTATCTCACGGGCAACTGTTTCACGGCTGTTGAAGGCAGGAAAGGAAAACGGTGTCGTACGGATAGAGCTGGACAATCCGGACAGTATCCTGTATGGCGAGCTGGAACGGAGAATTGAACAGCAGCTTGGCTTGAAGGAAGTTCTGATTGTCGATGAGATGGAGCTGGAAAGCAAAGCAGATCATATGCAGAGAGTAAATGAAGAAGCACTTGCCTATCTGGCCCGCATTTTCCATAATCAGGATTACATTGGTGTTTCTATGGGAAAGACGCTGTATAATCTGGCAAATGTGAAAAACAGTGTAGAGGAAATGGAGTGTACCTTTGTTCCGGTTGTTGGCGGTGTTGGTACACAGCTACAATCAGATGAGGGCTATCATTCCAACGAGATTGCCAATGCGTTCGCAAAGAAATTCCAGGGCAGAGCCGTCCAGTTCTTCGCTCCGGCCATGTTTCAGGATACCAATATCATGGAGGGCTTTCTGAAGGAACGCCCGGTACAGGAAGTGACCGCATTGTTCAAAAAACTGAAGACCGTTATTATGGGAATCGGCTCCTGCAGCTCCAGGGATTCCACCCTTGTGAAATGCGGCTATCTCAGTAAGGAGGATTATGAAGCATTTAAGGAGCAGGGGGCAGTTGGTGATGTGCTGCTGAGGTTTCTGGATAAAGACGGAAACAGTGAACCGTTTCACGAATTCAATGAGCGTGTGATGGGGCTGTCTGATGAGGCGCTTATGCAGATTGAAAACCGTATCGGTATCGCGGTTGGTGAGGAAAAAAGCAAGGCGATTCTCGGTGTGATTCGCGCAGGAAAAATCAATATTCTGATAACAGATATCAGCTGTGTAAAGAAATTGCTTACGCTTATGGAGGAGGAAACGTCATGA
- a CDS encoding NAD(P)-dependent oxidoreductase: MLNMNKKLAKREEEGKIIKCGIVGAGQMGRGMVTQMVLMKGITPAVVSDIDQELAVHAFKYAGVKDEDIVCTNDIAEADKAMEEGKYVATTNSNLISQCRPVEVAIDATGVPDVGAKVATDAIKNKKHVVMLNVETDVVIGPLLDKMAKDNGVIYTGSAGDEPGAVMELYDFATAMGLEVKVMGKGKNNRIDKSCNPDTVLEEATRRKMSPKMLCAFKDGTKTMVEMTAMSNATGLVPDVIGGHGIASDVKSLNETYKLKEDGGILNQHGVVEYVNGIAPGVFVTVATDNEEIAYQMQYHSMGPGPLWTLYRPYHLCNLETPLTAAKVVIDGEPTIVPKNGLVSECITVAKIDLKAGQTIDGIGGYTTYGSICKHEVAKEKGYVPYGLVNNKAVMKRDVKKGELITYDDIELDTTTLIYKLRQEQDKIFG; the protein is encoded by the coding sequence ATGTTAAACATGAACAAAAAGCTTGCGAAAAGAGAAGAAGAAGGGAAAATCATCAAATGCGGTATTGTTGGTGCCGGTCAGATGGGGCGCGGTATGGTTACGCAGATGGTGCTGATGAAGGGAATCACACCAGCTGTTGTATCTGATATCGACCAGGAGCTTGCAGTTCACGCATTTAAGTATGCAGGCGTAAAGGATGAGGATATCGTTTGTACCAATGATATTGCAGAAGCAGACAAGGCGATGGAGGAAGGAAAGTATGTCGCTACGACAAATTCTAATCTGATTTCCCAATGTCGTCCAGTAGAGGTGGCAATCGATGCTACCGGTGTTCCTGATGTTGGCGCAAAGGTCGCAACCGATGCAATTAAAAACAAAAAGCATGTGGTTATGCTGAACGTGGAAACGGATGTCGTTATCGGACCTCTGCTGGATAAAATGGCAAAGGATAACGGTGTTATTTATACAGGCAGTGCCGGAGATGAGCCGGGTGCCGTTATGGAGCTGTATGATTTCGCAACCGCTATGGGGTTGGAAGTTAAGGTTATGGGAAAAGGAAAGAATAACCGTATTGATAAAAGCTGTAATCCGGATACCGTTCTGGAGGAGGCTACAAGAAGAAAAATGTCACCAAAGATGCTGTGTGCATTCAAGGATGGAACAAAGACGATGGTGGAAATGACGGCAATGTCAAATGCTACCGGTCTGGTACCGGATGTTATCGGTGGGCATGGTATTGCCAGTGATGTAAAGAGTCTGAATGAGACCTATAAGCTGAAAGAGGATGGCGGTATTCTGAATCAGCATGGTGTTGTTGAGTATGTAAACGGAATTGCACCGGGTGTATTTGTGACCGTTGCTACGGATAATGAGGAAATCGCATACCAGATGCAGTATCATTCCATGGGGCCTGGCCCGCTGTGGACATTGTATCGTCCATACCACCTGTGCAATCTGGAAACTCCGCTGACTGCCGCAAAGGTTGTTATTGACGGGGAGCCGACAATCGTACCAAAAAACGGCTTAGTTTCCGAATGTATCACAGTGGCGAAGATTGATCTGAAAGCAGGACAGACCATTGACGGTATTGGCGGCTATACAACCTATGGGTCTATCTGTAAGCATGAGGTAGCTAAGGAAAAGGGCTATGTTCCATATGGTCTTGTAAATAATAAGGCAGTGATGAAGCGCGATGTGAAAAAAGGGGAATTGATTACCTATGATGATATTGAGCTTGATACAACTACGCTGATTTACAAGCTGCGTCAGGAACAGGATAAAATTTTCGGATAA
- a CDS encoding DUF1667 domain-containing protein — translation MKNLICIVCPKGCHLCVDEHNGYTVTGNSCPRGAEYGKTELTDPRRVITSTVKITAETARRIPVKTIQSIPKAGIMDVMRALDHVEVKAPIAAGDVVLHDAAGLGVDIVATKTVAH, via the coding sequence ATGAAAAATTTAATATGTATCGTTTGTCCAAAGGGCTGCCATCTGTGTGTGGATGAGCATAACGGTTATACAGTAACCGGAAACAGCTGTCCAAGAGGTGCGGAGTATGGGAAAACAGAGCTGACAGACCCAAGGCGTGTCATCACCTCAACGGTGAAAATCACTGCCGAAACAGCTAGAAGAATTCCAGTAAAAACAATACAGAGCATACCAAAGGCAGGCATCATGGATGTGATGAGGGCATTGGATCATGTGGAGGTAAAGGCACCGATCGCTGCAGGTGATGTGGTATTACACGATGCCGCAGGGCTTGGTGTGGATATCGTTGCGACAAAAACGGTTGCACACTGA
- a CDS encoding FAD-dependent oxidoreductase has protein sequence MKYDVIVVGGGPAGLASALEAWKQGAKHILILERDQELGGILNQCIHNGFGLHHFKEELTGPEYAGKFIEMLKDTNVEVLLDTMVLDIDEENRCIHAMNKKQGYMQLEAKAIVLNMGCRERTRGAIAIPGDRPAGVFTAGAAQRYVNIEGYMVGKRVLILGSGDIGLIMARRMSLEGAKVVGCVELCPYSNGLNRNIVQCLNDYDIPLYLSHTITDIQGDKRVEHVIVQQVDEKRQPIPGTEITFDVDTVLLSVGLIPENELSRAAGLQMDPRTNGPVVYENMETSAEGIFASGNVVHVHDLVDFVTAESERAGRSAAKFALQGKTASNSCIAVKNGNAVNYTVPQKIRMENVDKFVEVMFRVNNVYKDMEIRVMSGDQKLAGFKREHMAPGEMEKIVIPKQLLEKAEDQLIISVEKAGA, from the coding sequence ATGAAATATGATGTTATCGTAGTCGGCGGGGGGCCGGCAGGTCTGGCATCCGCATTGGAGGCATGGAAACAGGGTGCTAAGCACATTCTGATTCTGGAGCGTGACCAGGAGCTTGGCGGCATATTAAACCAGTGTATTCACAACGGATTTGGTCTGCATCACTTTAAGGAGGAGCTGACCGGACCGGAGTATGCAGGAAAATTTATCGAGATGCTGAAGGATACCAACGTCGAGGTGCTGCTGGATACGATGGTACTGGATATCGATGAAGAAAATCGCTGCATTCATGCAATGAATAAGAAGCAGGGCTATATGCAGCTGGAGGCAAAGGCAATCGTATTGAACATGGGGTGCCGTGAGCGTACCAGAGGTGCTATCGCGATTCCCGGAGACCGTCCTGCTGGAGTGTTTACTGCCGGAGCTGCCCAGCGGTATGTGAATATTGAGGGCTATATGGTGGGAAAACGTGTTCTGATTCTGGGGTCTGGAGATATCGGCTTAATCATGGCGCGCCGTATGAGTCTGGAGGGGGCAAAGGTTGTCGGCTGTGTGGAGCTGTGCCCGTATTCCAACGGATTGAACCGAAATATCGTACAGTGTCTGAACGATTATGATATCCCGCTGTATCTCTCCCATACGATTACGGATATACAGGGAGATAAACGGGTGGAGCATGTCATTGTACAACAGGTTGATGAAAAACGACAGCCGATTCCGGGAACGGAAATCACCTTCGATGTGGATACTGTCCTGTTATCTGTCGGTCTGATTCCAGAAAATGAATTGTCCAGAGCAGCCGGACTACAGATGGATCCAAGAACCAATGGACCTGTTGTTTATGAGAATATGGAAACAAGTGCAGAAGGAATTTTCGCGAGTGGAAATGTCGTACATGTACATGACCTGGTGGATTTCGTTACTGCAGAGAGTGAGCGCGCCGGAAGAAGTGCCGCAAAATTCGCATTGCAGGGAAAAACTGCATCCAATTCCTGCATAGCTGTGAAAAACGGAAATGCGGTTAATTATACCGTTCCGCAGAAAATCCGCATGGAGAATGTAGATAAGTTTGTGGAAGTGATGTTCCGCGTGAATAATGTTTATAAGGATATGGAAATCCGTGTAATGAGCGGTGATCAAAAGCTGGCAGGCTTTAAACGCGAGCATATGGCTCCGGGTGAAATGGAAAAAATTGTGATTCCAAAGCAGCTGCTGGAAAAGGCAGAGGATCAGCTGATAATCAGTGTGGAAAAGGCAGGTGCATAA
- a CDS encoding PTS sorbitol transporter subunit IIC — protein MEFISDFAQGFMALFQAGGETFVGWVTGIIPMVICLMTAINSIIKLIGEKRVENFTKKLTRFTIARYTVVPVLAVLFLGNPMCYTFGRFVEEKYKPAYYDSCVSFLHPVTGLFPHANPGELFVYMGIAAGITKLNLPLGDLAVRYFIVGLIVILIRGVLTEKIYLRLTSKFTNTKNTED, from the coding sequence ATGGAATTCATATCTGATTTTGCACAAGGATTCATGGCATTGTTTCAGGCAGGCGGAGAAACATTCGTAGGCTGGGTTACAGGAATTATACCTATGGTAATCTGTCTGATGACAGCCATTAACTCCATCATTAAACTGATTGGAGAAAAACGAGTAGAGAACTTCACGAAAAAGCTCACACGATTCACAATAGCGCGTTATACCGTCGTACCGGTACTGGCAGTACTGTTTCTGGGAAACCCGATGTGTTACACCTTCGGGCGCTTCGTTGAGGAAAAGTACAAGCCTGCGTATTATGATTCCTGTGTCAGCTTTCTGCATCCGGTTACCGGACTGTTTCCACATGCGAACCCCGGGGAGCTGTTTGTATACATGGGAATTGCGGCAGGGATTACAAAGCTGAATCTGCCACTTGGTGATTTGGCAGTCCGCTATTTCATCGTCGGTCTGATCGTTATTCTGATCAGAGGCGTCTTGACGGAGAAAATCTATCTGCGTCTGACTTCAAAATTCACAAATACAAAAAATACGGAGGACTAG
- a CDS encoding PTS sorbitol transporter subunit IIA: protein MKYQATITGLGSCALDFLDECCNFIIIFNEDAPSELADISVLHTKSELKEDPKKGDTVRICGVEYTISDVGWEALNTLKELGHCTLSFKGLDTVERPGIIELIGEPIKAEQLVVGGTIEIE from the coding sequence ATGAAATATCAGGCAACGATTACAGGACTTGGCTCCTGTGCACTGGATTTTCTGGATGAATGCTGTAACTTCATTATTATCTTTAATGAGGATGCACCTTCGGAGCTGGCAGATATCTCTGTGCTGCATACCAAAAGCGAATTGAAGGAAGATCCGAAAAAGGGCGATACTGTCCGCATCTGCGGTGTGGAATATACGATATCCGATGTTGGATGGGAAGCCCTCAACACACTGAAGGAGCTGGGGCATTGTACTTTGTCCTTTAAGGGACTGGACACTGTGGAACGACCGGGCATTATCGAGCTGATTGGAGAGCCGATCAAAGCGGAACAGCTGGTTGTCGGTGGAACGATAGAAATCGAATAG
- a CDS encoding transcriptional regulator: MTRDMMLIFMIAIALFIMQAIGGVFQIRSYKAAIRRVHKKGNVGIGQKRGRFFNGNIVIMACDKEQIITDCEIMDGKTFLAKFHPVRELLGKALIGVSIDEFLHMFRAMETKKQKQYRGYIQALEALELRFRNADCTVEMDTAEHLELRKPELT, encoded by the coding sequence ATGACAAGAGATATGATGCTGATTTTTATGATTGCTATTGCACTGTTTATAATGCAGGCCATTGGCGGTGTATTTCAGATTAGAAGCTACAAAGCAGCGATACGGCGTGTTCATAAAAAGGGAAATGTTGGAATCGGACAGAAAAGAGGTCGGTTCTTTAATGGAAATATTGTAATCATGGCCTGTGATAAAGAACAGATCATTACGGATTGTGAGATTATGGATGGAAAAACCTTCCTGGCAAAATTTCATCCGGTTAGGGAATTGCTGGGAAAAGCATTGATCGGGGTATCAATCGATGAGTTTCTGCATATGTTTCGTGCCATGGAAACGAAGAAACAGAAACAATATCGAGGATATATACAGGCATTGGAAGCGCTGGAGCTGCGTTTCCGTAATGCAGACTGCACAGTTGAGATGGATACGGCCGAGCATCTTGAGCTGCGTAAGCCAGAATTGACATAA
- the mscL gene encoding large conductance mechanosensitive channel protein MscL: MKTIINEFKEFIMRGNVLDLAVGVIIGGAFQKIISSLVNDVIMPVITLCTGGIDFTNWFIALDGHHYDTLQAATAAKASTLNYGTFLTEVINFIIMAFIIFMMVKTMNSLSRKVKKPEETASPAVKICPYCKTEIAADASRCPHCTSQLDSTEKTENKAAI, encoded by the coding sequence ATGAAAACGATTATCAATGAATTTAAAGAATTTATCATGCGGGGAAATGTACTGGATCTGGCCGTTGGTGTAATTATCGGCGGGGCATTCCAGAAAATCATTTCCTCCCTTGTAAATGATGTCATCATGCCGGTGATTACGCTGTGTACTGGCGGTATTGATTTTACCAACTGGTTTATTGCACTCGATGGTCATCATTACGACACTCTGCAGGCTGCGACAGCGGCTAAAGCATCCACCTTGAACTATGGTACCTTTCTGACAGAGGTCATAAATTTTATCATCATGGCATTTATTATTTTTATGATGGTGAAAACAATGAATTCGCTTTCCAGAAAGGTGAAAAAGCCGGAGGAAACGGCTAGTCCAGCAGTAAAAATCTGTCCGTATTGTAAGACAGAGATCGCTGCAGATGCAAGCCGCTGCCCTCACTGCACATCACAGCTTGACTCCACTGAAAAAACAGAAAATAAGGCTGCAATATAG
- a CDS encoding SDR family NAD(P)-dependent oxidoreductase, with amino-acid sequence MKALITGASSGIGRDMARVLAAMDVDLILVARRGERLRDLQKELRVPVQIIVLDVSVKENCLALHQRLRDESIDILINNAGFGDFGEFPQTDLDKELEMINTNIRAVHILSKLFLRDFVKKDSGYILNVASSAAFLPGPLMATYYATKAYVQRLTLAMRKELQKHNSHVSVSVLCPGPVQTEFDRVANVKFMMKGKTSMDIAEYAIRTMFERKAMLIPGMLMKGSYLLCKCLPLAVQMEASYHIQHRKNR; translated from the coding sequence ATGAAAGCATTGATAACAGGTGCAAGCAGCGGTATCGGCCGCGATATGGCAAGGGTACTGGCTGCCATGGATGTGGATTTGATTCTGGTCGCAAGACGCGGGGAGCGTCTGCGTGATTTACAAAAGGAGCTTCGTGTACCCGTACAGATTATCGTACTGGATGTTTCGGTAAAGGAAAACTGCCTTGCCCTGCATCAGCGCCTGCGTGATGAATCTATTGATATCCTGATCAATAATGCAGGCTTTGGAGATTTTGGAGAGTTTCCACAGACTGACCTGGATAAGGAGCTGGAGATGATCAACACCAATATCCGGGCAGTTCATATTCTGAGTAAGCTGTTTTTACGAGACTTTGTAAAAAAAGACAGCGGCTATATTTTGAATGTGGCATCCAGCGCCGCGTTTTTACCCGGACCTCTCATGGCAACGTATTATGCCACAAAAGCATATGTACAGCGTCTGACACTGGCTATGCGCAAGGAGCTTCAGAAACACAATAGTCATGTTTCTGTCAGTGTTCTTTGTCCGGGACCGGTACAGACGGAGTTTGATCGTGTTGCCAATGTGAAATTCATGATGAAGGGTAAGACAAGCATGGACATAGCGGAGTATGCGATCCGTACAATGTTTGAGAGAAAAGCCATGCTGATTCCCGGCATGCTGATGAAGGGAAGCTATCTGTTATGTAAGTGCCTGCCATTGGCAGTGCAGATGGAGGCCTCATATCATATTCAGCATCGCAAAAACAGGTAA
- a CDS encoding M24 family metallopeptidase, with amino-acid sequence MYKERRLALAQLLPENAIALFFSGKAPYKTGDEKYPFSVDRSFYYLSGLDKEHMILVILRINGEVREQLFLEQYDEEQAKWVGGKMLPEEAAEVSEIEEIFWVEEAMEMLGLQISRLFDNQSRVDIYADFTRQEAYQADSEAHRFTRELLCRYPYITLHNAAPHISSLRLIKDTTEIEQLQQAIEVTRKGIYAMMDHVRCGMGEHQVEAWFDFVLKTNGCQHSFPSIIASGKNATILHYDENNRSIKKNSLLLCDLGASYQYMNADITRTIPANGSFTKRQREIYDIVLEANRYIMSLVRPGRTLKELNQELIRFYEAKLKPMGMLKRGKGVEDYYWHGVSHMLGLDTHDVSLAGYKLRPGNVFTIEPGLYLEEEGIGIRIEDNVLVTEDGCRNLSASIMKDPGEIEAYMQKHNEYLQV; translated from the coding sequence ATGTATAAAGAACGACGTCTTGCTCTGGCACAGCTGCTGCCGGAAAACGCCATCGCCTTGTTTTTTAGTGGCAAAGCTCCCTATAAAACAGGTGATGAGAAATATCCGTTCAGTGTAGATCGAAGCTTCTACTATCTCAGCGGCCTGGATAAGGAGCATATGATACTGGTCATTCTCCGCATAAACGGGGAAGTAAGAGAACAGCTGTTTCTGGAACAATACGATGAGGAGCAGGCCAAATGGGTTGGCGGAAAAATGCTGCCGGAGGAAGCTGCAGAAGTCAGTGAGATTGAAGAAATATTCTGGGTCGAGGAAGCGATGGAGATGCTCGGACTGCAAATATCCCGCTTGTTTGATAACCAGTCACGGGTAGATATTTATGCGGATTTCACAAGACAGGAGGCATATCAGGCGGATAGTGAAGCTCATCGTTTTACCAGAGAGCTGCTGTGCCGGTATCCCTACATCACACTGCATAATGCAGCCCCACATATAAGCAGTCTGCGGCTGATCAAGGATACAACGGAGATTGAGCAGCTACAGCAGGCCATTGAAGTAACGCGTAAGGGAATCTATGCCATGATGGATCATGTCCGCTGCGGTATGGGAGAGCATCAGGTAGAGGCCTGGTTTGATTTTGTATTAAAAACCAATGGCTGTCAGCATTCCTTTCCCTCTATTATTGCCAGTGGAAAAAATGCGACCATTCTGCACTATGATGAAAATAACCGGAGCATAAAAAAGAACAGTCTGCTGCTGTGTGATCTGGGTGCCAGCTATCAATATATGAATGCTGATATCACCCGCACCATCCCGGCAAACGGGTCATTTACTAAGCGGCAAAGAGAAATCTATGATATTGTGCTGGAAGCTAACCGCTATATTATGTCACTGGTTCGTCCCGGACGCACCCTGAAGGAGCTGAATCAGGAGCTGATTCGCTTCTATGAGGCAAAGCTGAAGCCGATGGGTATGCTGAAACGCGGCAAAGGTGTGGAAGATTATTACTGGCACGGAGTATCCCATATGCTTGGTCTGGATACGCATGATGTTTCCTTAGCCGGTTACAAGCTGCGTCCGGGGAACGTATTCACCATTGAACCGGGCTTATATCTGGAAGAGGAAGGCATTGGTATCCGCATTGAGGATAACGTACTCGTTACAGAGGATGGATGCAGGAATCTGTCCGCCTCTATCATGAAGGATCCGGGTGAAATCGAAGCATATATGCAGAAGCACAACGAATATCTGCAGGTATAA
- a CDS encoding PTS sorbitol transporter subunit IIB → MYRKVKITKGSSGWGGPLVLEPTEVRNKVLCVTGGGIHPIAAKIAEMCGAETIDGFKTTVPDEQILVAVVDCGGTARCGVYPKKRISTVNLVPVGAVGPLAQFITEDIYVSDVKEDNIVFTDEEVKTETITEEKKEPGAPKTKAQARKELEEANQGKKPGIITRIGIGVGQVVNKFFAAGRESIEMVIKNVLPFMAFTSTILGIIQVSGLGNVIANTISPLCSTMPGMIVISLICGLPFLSPILGPGAVIAQVVGTLLGAEIGLGNIPAQYALPALFAINAQVGGDFVPVGLSLGEAEPETIEFGVPAVLYSRVITGPLAVIIAFVFSIGMY, encoded by the coding sequence ATGTACAGAAAGGTAAAAATCACAAAGGGAAGCAGCGGCTGGGGTGGCCCGCTGGTATTGGAGCCCACGGAAGTACGTAATAAGGTCTTGTGTGTAACTGGAGGAGGAATTCATCCGATTGCCGCAAAAATTGCAGAAATGTGTGGAGCTGAAACAATAGACGGATTTAAAACAACAGTACCGGATGAACAGATTCTTGTCGCTGTTGTCGATTGCGGCGGTACTGCACGCTGCGGTGTCTATCCGAAAAAAAGAATCAGCACAGTTAATCTTGTACCGGTTGGTGCTGTCGGCCCGCTGGCACAGTTTATCACGGAGGATATCTATGTATCCGATGTAAAAGAGGATAACATCGTATTTACAGATGAAGAAGTGAAAACAGAAACCATCACAGAAGAAAAGAAGGAACCAGGTGCCCCAAAGACAAAGGCACAGGCCAGAAAAGAGCTGGAGGAAGCCAATCAGGGGAAAAAGCCGGGTATCATCACCCGCATCGGTATCGGTGTCGGACAGGTGGTAAATAAATTCTTTGCGGCCGGGCGTGAATCGATTGAAATGGTTATCAAAAACGTATTGCCGTTCATGGCCTTTACATCCACAATTCTTGGAATCATTCAGGTCAGCGGACTGGGAAATGTCATCGCAAATACGATATCTCCGCTTTGTTCGACCATGCCGGGTATGATTGTTATCTCACTCATTTGCGGTCTGCCATTTTTGTCACCGATTTTAGGACCGGGTGCAGTTATCGCACAGGTGGTCGGTACCTTGCTTGGTGCTGAGATCGGATTGGGGAATATTCCTGCACAGTATGCGCTTCCTGCATTGTTTGCTATCAATGCACAGGTCGGTGGTGACTTTGTACCCGTTGGTCTGTCTCTTGGGGAAGCAGAACCGGAAACCATTGAATTTGGTGTTCCTGCCGTCTTATATTCCCGTGTGATTACCGGCCCGCTGGCTGTTATTATCGCCTTCGTGTTCAGTATTGGAATGTATTAA
- the mgtE gene encoding magnesium transporter, giving the protein MKRTITEENLLDLLLHGTLQDLQDTIDTIHPADILDLLHKHKEHAQEILNRLPDDMLADIVEEEDDEDKYELLKRFSDSKQRHILDEMSSDEITDLMGELEEEEQADILKKMDSEDQADVRKLMSFDAESAGGIMTTEFIRIFAKNTVQDTLHFLQKNTDEETTYYLYVVDKQDVLKGVVSLRDIVTSSFDTPIMDIVNPNVKTVLYSDDQEEVAHQFEKYGFILMPVVDEQQHMLGVIEFDDIIDVIQEENTEDIHHLGGVNKEERVDSTVKESFSSRIPWLIVNLFTAVLAAAVVNMFEATIAQAVALATVMPIVTGMGGNAGTQTLTIVVRGLSLGELTKENAFVILMKEIGVGMLSGIVIGVVVAFGAMLMESNPVFGLVTGVAMFLNMILANLAGYFIPVILEKMHVDPALASGVFVTTVTDVMGFFMFLGLATLVLPYIV; this is encoded by the coding sequence ATGAAAAGAACAATAACAGAAGAGAATCTGCTGGATCTTTTGCTGCATGGAACACTGCAGGATTTGCAGGATACGATTGATACGATTCACCCTGCGGATATTCTTGATCTGCTGCATAAGCACAAGGAGCATGCACAGGAAATTTTAAACCGGTTGCCGGATGATATGCTGGCGGATATCGTCGAGGAAGAGGATGACGAAGATAAATACGAGCTGTTAAAACGCTTTTCAGACAGTAAACAGCGTCATATCCTGGACGAAATGAGCAGCGATGAAATCACCGATTTAATGGGAGAGCTGGAAGAAGAGGAACAGGCTGACATTCTGAAGAAAATGGATTCTGAGGATCAGGCGGATGTCCGAAAGCTGATGAGCTTCGATGCCGAGAGTGCCGGCGGTATCATGACGACGGAATTTATCCGCATCTTTGCGAAAAATACAGTTCAGGATACTTTGCATTTTCTACAGAAGAACACGGATGAGGAGACGACCTATTATTTGTATGTTGTAGATAAACAGGATGTCTTAAAAGGGGTGGTTTCCCTGCGGGATATCGTAACCTCGTCTTTTGATACACCAATCATGGATATCGTGAATCCCAATGTGAAAACAGTTTTGTACAGCGATGATCAGGAGGAGGTTGCGCACCAGTTTGAGAAGTACGGCTTTATCCTGATGCCGGTTGTGGATGAGCAGCAGCATATGCTGGGAGTCATTGAGTTTGACGATATCATTGATGTCATTCAGGAAGAAAATACGGAGGATATCCATCATTTGGGTGGTGTCAATAAGGAGGAGCGTGTGGATTCCACGGTTAAGGAATCCTTTTCCAGCCGGATACCGTGGCTCATTGTGAATCTGTTTACTGCAGTTCTTGCGGCTGCTGTGGTCAACATGTTTGAAGCTACCATCGCACAGGCGGTTGCGCTTGCCACAGTAATGCCGATTGTGACAGGGATGGGTGGAAATGCCGGGACACAGACGCTGACGATTGTAGTACGTGGGCTGTCGCTTGGAGAGCTGACAAAGGAAAATGCCTTTGTGATTTTAATGAAGGAAATCGGTGTCGGTATGCTAAGCGGTATTGTCATCGGTGTTGTTGTGGCTTTCGGGGCGATGCTGATGGAAAGCAATCCGGTTTTCGGTCTTGTTACCGGTGTTGCTATGTTCTTAAACATGATTCTGGCCAATCTGGCCGGCTATTTCATTCCGGTTATTCTGGAAAAAATGCATGTGGATCCAGCACTTGCCAGCGGTGTGTTTGTAACGACAGTAACGGATGTGATGGGGTTTTTCATGTTTCTGGGGCTGGCTACTCTGGTACTTCCGTATATCGTATAA